A stretch of the Buchananella sp. 14KM1171 genome encodes the following:
- the trxB gene encoding thioredoxin-disulfide reductase, with translation MVTVHDVVIVGSGPAGYTAAIYTARAGLKPIVFAGSLAAGGALMNTTEVENYPGFPAGIDGPDLMEAMREQAEKFGADIRYEDVTGVQLDGAVKTVVSEGGESLQARAVILATGSAHRKLGVPGEEEFSGRGVSYCATCDGFFFRDQHIVVVGGGDSALEEAMFLTRFASKVTLVHRRGELRGSKIMQERALANEKIEFAWHSTVAEVRGEAGGSMTGLVLNDVRTGEQRELAAGAMFVAIGHDPRVELVAGQVELDGEGYIKVADPSTRTNLAGVFACGDVVDHFYRQAITAAGTGCRAALDAERYLAALEG, from the coding sequence ATTGTGACTGTGCACGACGTTGTCATCGTGGGCTCCGGCCCGGCCGGCTACACCGCCGCCATTTACACGGCCCGCGCCGGCCTGAAGCCGATCGTTTTCGCCGGCTCCCTGGCCGCCGGTGGTGCCCTGATGAACACCACCGAGGTGGAGAACTACCCGGGCTTCCCGGCCGGCATCGACGGCCCGGACCTGATGGAGGCCATGCGGGAGCAGGCGGAGAAGTTCGGGGCGGACATCCGCTACGAGGACGTCACCGGGGTGCAGCTGGATGGCGCGGTGAAGACCGTGGTGAGCGAGGGCGGCGAGAGCCTGCAGGCGCGCGCGGTCATCCTGGCCACCGGCTCTGCCCACCGCAAGCTAGGCGTGCCCGGTGAGGAGGAGTTCTCCGGTCGCGGCGTGAGCTACTGCGCCACCTGCGATGGCTTCTTCTTCCGCGACCAGCACATCGTGGTGGTGGGTGGCGGTGACTCCGCCCTGGAGGAGGCCATGTTCCTCACCCGTTTCGCCTCCAAGGTGACGCTGGTGCACCGCCGCGGCGAGCTGCGTGGTTCCAAGATCATGCAGGAGCGTGCCCTGGCGAACGAGAAGATCGAATTCGCGTGGCACTCCACGGTGGCGGAGGTGCGCGGCGAGGCCGGCGGCTCCATGACCGGCCTGGTGTTGAACGACGTTCGCACCGGCGAGCAGCGCGAGCTGGCGGCCGGCGCGATGTTCGTGGCGATCGGCCATGACCCGCGCGTGGAGCTGGTGGCCGGCCAGGTGGAGCTGGACGGCGAGGGCTACATCAAGGTGGCCGATCCCTCCACCCGCACCAACCTGGCGGGCGTGTTCGCGTGCGGTGACGTGGTGGACCACTTCTACCGTCAGGCGATCACTGCGGCCGGTACGGGCTGCCGCGCCGCCCTGGATGCCGAGCGTTACCTGGCCGCGTTGGAGGGCTGA